The Triticum dicoccoides isolate Atlit2015 ecotype Zavitan chromosome 6A, WEW_v2.0, whole genome shotgun sequence genome has a window encoding:
- the LOC119316007 gene encoding probable receptor-like protein kinase At5g39030, whose product MSGLDAAMIVILVAAIFGCGVALVCAYRGARWCLNRIAKSLAVVPEHVMRNATVERFVLDMAKEKPIRFTAEQLTGITRNYSMRLGTGGFGTVYRGALPNGLAVAVKVLHPGLDTKTSEEQFMAEMGTIGRTHHINLVRLYGFCFDANATRALVYEFMPNGSLDDYLSAARRAGAEVSMTTVAAIATGVARGLRYLHEECQHKIVHYDIKPGNVLLDATLTPKVADFGLARFVSRADTHVSLSGGRGTPGYAAPEVWTELRITEKCDVYSFGMLLLKIVGRGSSFHCEDDAASGSESSQPWFPMVAWTRYEASDLMELVLPTDVDDTRSSSREVVERIVQQRPAARPSMSAVVKMLEGEMEIAPPPNPFQYLVANLWINVVSSDVASSQQSCLSSHKK is encoded by the coding sequence ATGAGCGGGTTGGACGCCGCCATGATCGTGATCTTGGTCGCGGCGATCTTCGGATGCGGCGTGGCGCTCGTATGCGCCTACAGAGGCGCCAGGTGGTGTCTCAACCGTATCGCCAAGAGCTTGGCGGTGGTGCCGGAACACGTGATGAGGAACGCCACGGTCGAGCGCTTCGTGCTGGACATGGCCAAGGAGAAGCCCATCCGGTTCACGGCGGAGCAGCTCACCGGAATCACGCGCAACTACTCCATGCGCCTTGGGACCGGCGGCTTCGGCACCGTCTACCGAGGCGCGCTCCCCAACGGCCTCGCCGTGGCCGTCAAGGTGCTCCACCCTGGCCTCGACACCAAGACGTCCGAGGAGCAGTTCATGGCGGAGATGGGCACCATCGGCAGGACGCACCACATCAACCTCGTCAGGCTCTACGGCTTCTGCTTCGACGCCAACGCCACACGTGCGCTCGTCTACGAGTTCATGCCGAACGGCTCGCTCGACGACTACCTGTCCGCCGCCCGCAGGGCCGGCGCTGAGGTGAGCATGACCACGGTGGCTGCCATCGCCACCGGCGTCGCCAGAGGCCTCAGGTACCTCCACGAGGAGTGTCAGCACAAGATCGTGCACTACGACATCAAGCCCGGCAACGTCCTCCTCGACGCCACCCTCACGCCCAAGGTGGCCGACTTTGGCCTCGCGCGCTTCGTCAGCCGCGCCGACACGCACGTCTCCCTGTCCGGCGGGCGCGGCACCCCCGGGTACGCCGCACCGGAGGTGTGGACGGAGCTACGCATCACGGAGAAGTGCGATGTATACAGCTTCGGCATGCTCCTCCTCAAGATCGTCGGCCGCGGTAGCAGCTTCCACTGCGAGGACGATGCCGCGTCGGGCTCGGAGAGCAGCCAGCCGTGGTTTCCCATGGTCGCATGGACCAGGTACGAGGCCAGCGATCTAATGGAGCTCGTGTTGCCAACAGACGTGGATGACACGCGTAGCAGTAGCAGAGAGGTGGTGGAGAGGATCGTGCAGCagcggccggcggcgaggccgTCGATGAGCGCGGTGGTGAAGATGCTGGAGGGGGAGATGGAGATCGCTCCGCCGCCCAACCCATTCCAGTATCTCGTGGCCAACCTGTGGATCAATGTGGTATCGTCGGACGTAGCTAGCAGCCAACAATCATGTCTATCTTCACACAagaaatga